Below is a window of Inquilinus sp. KBS0705 DNA.
ACATTACCGAATTTAAAGAGCGCGACGAGGCTAAAACCAATTTTATAGCCACTATATCGCACGAGCTAAAAACGCCTATCTCGTCTATTAAAATGAGCTTGAAACTGCTTAACGACCAGCGCATTGGCACTATTAATGCCGAGCAGGAACAACTAATTAATCATATTAAAGATGATAACGACCGTTTGCTAAAAATAACCAGCGAACTGCTTGAACTATCGCAGGTAGAGACTGGCAACATTCAGCTTAACTTTGTACCGGTTAACCCTATGCAGATAGTAGATTATGCCCTTACTGCCATTAACTTTCAGGCGCAGCAAAAGCAGGTGCAGTTAGAGGTTTTAAAGGACGATAACCTGCCTGATGTACAGGCTGATGTGGAAAAGACCGCATGGGTACTGGTCAACTTTTTATCGAACGCCTTACGCTATAGTGCCGAGAAATCGCGCATTATTATACAAGTAACCCAGCACCGTACCCAGGTAGAGTTTTCGGTAAAGGACTTTGGTAAAGGGATAGACGAAGCCTACCAAAAGCGCCTGTTCGACAGGTACTTTCAGGTACCTACGGATGGGCAGAACAAGTCGGGTTCGGGCTTGGGGCTGGCCATTTCAAAGGACTTTATTAACGCCCAGGGTGGCCAAATTGGTGTAACCAGCGAGATTGGCGAAGGCAGCCGCTTTTACTTTGCCCTACCGGCAATTTAACCGCAAAAGTCTCAAAATAATGGGATGCGCCGGGCCGGCTTTTTGTTAAGTAGTGCTTTGGGGGTAAAAAATGCCTTTGCAGCGCGTATGGGCCGTTTCCTTTACACTTTTGGCTATAAATTTTTCGCTTTTTTTGTTGGTCATGGGGGAATTTTTCGTTTTTTTTCGCTACCCCTCTGTCAGTAATATAACATTTAATTTCATATAAAAAAGTTTTTCTTTAGTCCGCCGCCGTCCGGGCGGACGGTGGGGGTGCTGCGGGACGAAATCTGGAAAATATTTTTAATACGTGTATGTTGCATTACGCATATATTTATACATGCATAAAGAACATCATGTAAGCAGCTCAGAAACTATCAGGGATATTGTTATCGGCATGTCCGACGGGTTAACGGTTCCCTTTGCCCTTGCCGCAGGTTTAAGCGGGGCGGTTGATGCATCGGGCATAGTGGTTACGGCGGGCATGGCCGAAATTGTCGCCGGATCAATTGCCATGGGCCTGGGTGGCTTTTTAGCAGGCCGTACAGATGCCGACCATTACAACTCGGAGCTTAAGCGCGAGTATGAAGAAGTTGAGCGCGTACCCGAGCAAGAGAAACAAGAGGTAAAGGATGTATTTGCCGGGTTTGGCCTATCAGAAACCCTACAGCAGCAAATTGCTGATGAAATGGCAAAAGACAAGAACAAATGGGTAGATTTTATGATGAAGTACGAATTGGGCCTTGAAGAGCCCAACCCCAATCGTGCTAAAAAGAGTGCCTTTACCATCGGGCTTTCCTATATAGTAGGCGGCATT
It encodes the following:
- a CDS encoding iron transporter — its product is MHKEHHVSSSETIRDIVIGMSDGLTVPFALAAGLSGAVDASGIVVTAGMAEIVAGSIAMGLGGFLAGRTDADHYNSELKREYEEVERVPEQEKQEVKDVFAGFGLSETLQQQIADEMAKDKNKWVDFMMKYELGLEEPNPNRAKKSAFTIGLSYIVGGIIPLSPYIFIHNTMQALYYSCGITLIALFIFGYFKSKLTGQPPVSGAFKVVIIGALAAAAAFILARLISG